One genomic region from Streptomyces sp. NBC_00457 encodes:
- a CDS encoding LLM class F420-dependent oxidoreductase, which yields MRSGVLVTTHGLTLDGVVGQVRAAVKAGVSTAWLPQVFGGDALTTLAVTGREVPGIKLGTAVVPTYPRHPLALAGQALTVQGATGGRLTLGIGPSHRATIEGIYGYSYAQPVRHVREYVTALAPLLRGEPVEYRGETLTAVGALDVPVATPPSLMVAALGPAMLRLAGELADGTVTQFTGPRTIADHVVPTITRAAGEAGRPAPRVVVGLAVCVSDDPSARRELLGTIYAAVGTGGEPSYRAMLDREGVATAVDVAIAGDEATVERELRRYADAGATEFMATLFGTDEENARTLELIASFG from the coding sequence CGGGCGTGAGCACGGCGTGGCTGCCCCAGGTCTTCGGGGGCGACGCGCTGACCACGCTTGCCGTCACCGGTCGTGAGGTGCCGGGCATCAAGCTGGGCACCGCCGTCGTGCCGACCTACCCTCGGCACCCGCTGGCGCTGGCAGGGCAGGCACTCACAGTGCAGGGCGCGACGGGCGGGCGGCTGACGCTAGGCATCGGTCCGAGCCACCGTGCGACCATCGAGGGGATCTACGGATACTCCTACGCCCAGCCGGTGCGGCACGTGCGCGAGTACGTCACGGCCCTGGCGCCGCTGCTCCGCGGTGAGCCCGTCGAGTACCGCGGCGAGACACTGACGGCCGTCGGTGCGCTCGACGTGCCCGTTGCGACGCCGCCGTCGCTGATGGTAGCTGCGCTCGGTCCGGCGATGTTGCGGCTGGCGGGCGAGCTGGCGGACGGCACCGTCACGCAATTCACTGGGCCGCGCACCATCGCCGACCATGTGGTGCCGACGATCACCCGTGCTGCTGGCGAGGCCGGACGTCCGGCGCCGCGCGTCGTGGTCGGCCTGGCGGTCTGCGTGTCCGACGACCCGTCAGCGCGGCGCGAGTTGCTGGGCACCATCTACGCGGCCGTGGGCACCGGTGGCGAGCCGAGTTACCGGGCGATGCTCGACCGCGAGGGTGTCGCCACGGCGGTCGACGTCGCGATCGCCGGCGACGAGGCGACCGTGGAACGCGAGCTGCGGCGGTACGCCGACGCGGGCGCCACCGAGTTCATGGCGACGCTCTTCGGAACCGACGAGGAGAACGCGCGGACGCTGGAGCTCATCGCGTCGTTCGGCTGA